A single genomic interval of Balaenoptera musculus isolate JJ_BM4_2016_0621 chromosome 14, mBalMus1.pri.v3, whole genome shotgun sequence harbors:
- the C14H12orf43 gene encoding protein CUSTOS, with product MSDMESSSSSSDAEELERCREAAIPAWGLEQRPRGPEKPRVGAANTQLPTTQPSLRHKVDEHEQDGNELQTTPEFRAHVAKMLGALLDSSITISEVVKEPRKAEVPRGVLEDDGFRLFFTSIPGGPEKEAAPQPRRKRLPPSSSSEDGDEELQRCREAAVSASDIIQESAIHGPGNVEKKAKKKKRKWKKKAKEDSTDLAPVATTASKAASGEQGRESTGLNGDQAPFGTKKKKRKKKAKRASEASPSPPAKSAAAVPAN from the exons GCTGGAGCGGTGCCGCGAGGCGGCGATTCCGGCCTGGGGCTTGGAGCAGCGCCCGAGGGGCCCGGAGAAGCCAAGAGTCG GTGCTGCAAATACTCAGTTGCCAACCACCCAACCGAGCCTCAG GCACAAGGTGGATGAGCACGAACAAGACGGCAACGAGCTGCAGACCACCCCTGAATTCCGAGCCCATGTAGCTAAGATGCTGGGAGCCCTGCTGGACAG CTCCATTACCATCTCAGAAGTAGTGAAGGAGCCAAGAAAGGCTGAGGTACCGAGAGGTGTCCTGGAGGATGATG GCTTCCGCCTTTTCTTCACGTCCATCCCTGGAGGCCCTGAGAAGGAAGCTGCTCCCCAGCCCCGCCGGAAACGGTTGCCTCCCAGCTCCAG CAGCGAGGACGGCGACGAGGAGTTGCAGCGCTGCCGGGAGGCGGCTGTGTCAGCCTCTGACATCATCCAGGAGTCCGCCATCCACGGCCCTGGCAACgtggagaaaaaagcaaagaagaagaaaaggaagtggaaaaagaaagCCAAGGAGGACAGCACCGACCTTGCCCCCGTGGCCACCACTGCAAGCAAGGCCGCATCTGGGGAGCAAGGAAGGGAGTCCACCGGGCTCAATGGAGACCAGGCGCCGTTTGggaccaaaaagaagaaaaggaagaaaaaggcaaagaggGCCAGTGaggcctccccatccccaccagcaaaGAGCGCAGCAGCCGTGCCTGCAAACTGA